The Platichthys flesus chromosome 10, fPlaFle2.1, whole genome shotgun sequence genome includes a window with the following:
- the LOC133961539 gene encoding dr1-associated corepressor isoform X2 — protein MQKDTEVGRIAMAVPVIISRALEMFLKSLLTKTCLITQSNLTTVVSVAHMKQCIESEKLFHFLKELAEQASSAAQRDNRGLSMWPLYRTIQSELSVKKKPDVVDTGTRRSLDSVAHDSSSSESELYICL, from the exons ATGCAGAAGGACACGGAGGTGGGGAGGATCGCCATGGCGGTTCCCGTGATCATCT CTCGGGCGTTGGAGATGTTCTTGAAGTCCCTGTTGACCAAGACCTGTCTGATAACTCAGTCCAACCTCACCACTGTGGTGTCTGTGGCTCACAT GAAGCAGTGCATCGAGTCAGAGAAGCTCTTCCACTTCCTGAAGGAGCTGGCGGAGCAGGCCTCGTCTGCGGCTCAGAGGGACAACAGAGGCCTGAGCATGTGGCCCTTATACAG GACCATACAAAGTGAACTGTCTGTTAAGAAGAAGCCAGACGTGGTCGACACGGGGACGAGAAGGAGCCTGGACTCCGTCGCCCACGACTCCAGCTCCAGT GAGTCGGAGCTCTACATCTGTTTATGA
- the LOC133961539 gene encoding dr1-associated corepressor isoform X1 — translation MPGHKRKYNVRFPPKRIKKIMQKDTEVGRIAMAVPVIISRALEMFLKSLLTKTCLITQSNLTTVVSVAHMKQCIESEKLFHFLKELAEQASSAAQRDNRGLSMWPLYRTIQSELSVKKKPDVVDTGTRRSLDSVAHDSSSSESELYICL, via the exons ATGCCCGGACACAAGCGGAAGTACAACGTTCGATTCCCCCCG AAACGCATCAAGAAGATCATGCAGAAGGACACGGAGGTGGGGAGGATCGCCATGGCGGTTCCCGTGATCATCT CTCGGGCGTTGGAGATGTTCTTGAAGTCCCTGTTGACCAAGACCTGTCTGATAACTCAGTCCAACCTCACCACTGTGGTGTCTGTGGCTCACAT GAAGCAGTGCATCGAGTCAGAGAAGCTCTTCCACTTCCTGAAGGAGCTGGCGGAGCAGGCCTCGTCTGCGGCTCAGAGGGACAACAGAGGCCTGAGCATGTGGCCCTTATACAG GACCATACAAAGTGAACTGTCTGTTAAGAAGAAGCCAGACGTGGTCGACACGGGGACGAGAAGGAGCCTGGACTCCGTCGCCCACGACTCCAGCTCCAGT GAGTCGGAGCTCTACATCTGTTTATGA
- the LOC133962149 gene encoding phospholipase B1, membrane-associated-like isoform X1, with protein sequence MCIFSLAGQMLGGGEDVLHQDVPGSDFLRRPLHPLFRCADVSPSPAVPSSVELVKAADVKVIAALGDSLTTAIGANGSTIASIPFEFRQVSWSIGGYGTFQNVITLANIFKLFNPKLLGPSPVVTMHGRPTSVNETGFNFAVTGHNTLNVSDQITHMIHTFKSYPGLNFLEDWKVVTMLIGMNDICDYCKDEVLFSPDSFIRHITEALDMMMNEIPRTIVNVVQILPMKPLRDVQRPTLGCQLQNLRTKQTFSSSSSSSSSSSSSSSSSSSSSSSSSSSSSSSSSSSGLTC encoded by the exons atgtgtattttctctcTCGCAGGCCAAATGCTGGGCGGAGGAGAAGACGTCCTCCACCAG GATGTTCCTGGATCAGATTTCCTCCGgcgtcctcttcatcctctgtttCGCTGCGCTGACGTGAGTCCGTCTCCAGCCGTCCCCTCCTCAG TGGAATTGGTTAAAGCTGCAGACGTGAAGGTCATCGCTGCTCTGGGGGACTCTTTAACT acagCTATCGGAGCGAATGGCTCCACAATTGCCTCGATACCTTTTGAATTTCGCCAAGTTTCCTGGAG catcGGAGGCTACGGgacttttcaaaatgtcatcacACTGGCAA ACATTTTTAAACTCTTCAATCCCAAACTGCTGGGTCCGTCCCCGGTGGTGACGATGCACGGTCGACCCACGAGCGTCAACGAGACCGGCTTCAACTTCGCCGTCACCGGCCACAACACGCT GAACGTGTCCGATCAGATAACACACATGATCCACACGTTCAAGTCGTATCCA GGTCTGAACTTCCTGGAGGACTGGAAGGTGGTGACGATGCTGATCGGCATGAACGACATCTGTGACTACTGTAAAGACGAG GTTCTATTCTCCCCCGACAGTTTCATCCGCCACATAACAGAAGCTCTGGACATGATGATGAATGAG ATCCCCAGAACCATCGTGAACGTGGTGCAGATTCTTCCCATGAAGCCCCTGAGAGACGTCCAGAGGCCGACGCTGGGATGTCAACTTCAAAACTTACGAACAAAACAGacattctcttcttcttcttcttcttcttcttcttcttcttcttcttcttcttcttcttcttcttcttcttcttcttcttcttcttcttcttcttcttcttcttcttcttctggtttaACCTGCTAA
- the LOC133961538 gene encoding activator of 90 kDa heat shock protein ATPase homolog 1-like produces the protein MAKWGEGDPRWIVEERADATNVNNWHWTERDATSWSLDKLKSLLVGLSVENEEGTCEVTEVSKVEGEASINNRKGKLIFFYEWNLKAAWTGESKSGVKVKGAIEVPNLSDENDMEDLDISVSLDKDEPDTPLTSLMKTNGAEKIRQVLGSYVGFLKTEFTQGMILPTANGVSKLQTTSQSKAKLNKTQISSSSGGSAAPVNTGVKIPTCKFSMREKFLTSPADLYRVFLHQEMVQAFTHAPATVNGEKGGKFRLLEGNVFGEFTELVPDEKIVMKWRYNNWPSEHYATITMTFTDRSSETELKVDCRGVPDHEEERTREGWKRYYFEAIKQTFGYGARLF, from the exons ATGGCGAAGTGGGGAGAAGGGGACCCTCGCTGGATCGTGGAGGAAAGAGCCGATGCTACTAATGTCAACAACTGGCACTG GACCGAGCGAGATGCAACCTCCTGGTCGTTGGACAAGTTAAAGTCGCTGCTCGTGGGTCTGAGCGTGGAGAACGAGGAGGGGACGTGCGAGGTGACCGAGGTCAGCAAGGTGGAGGGAGAAGCCTCCATCAACAACCGCAAAGGGAAACTCATCTTCTTCTACGAGTGGAACCTGAAAGCTGCTTGGACTG GAGAGTCAAAGTCTGGAGTCAAGGTTAAAGGAGCGATAGAAGTTCCAAACCTGTCGGATGAAAACGACATGGAGGATCTGGAT ATTTCTGTATCGTTGGACAAAGACGAACCCGACACGCCTCTGACCAGCCTGATGAAAACAAACGGAGCGGAGAAGATCCGTCAGGTCCTGGGAAGCTACGTGGGTTTCTTAAAGACCG AGTTCACTCAGGGGATGATCCTGCCGACAGCCAACGGAGTGTCCAAGCTGCAGACCACGTCCCAGTCTAAAGCCAAGCTGAACAAAACTCAG ATTTCCTCCTCGAGCGGCGGCTCAGCTGCTCCAGTCAACACCGGCGTCAAGATCCCCACCTGTAAATTCAGCATGAGAGAAAAGTTCCTCACGTCTCCAGCTGACCTGTACAGGGTCTTCCTCCACCAGGAG ATGGTTCAGGCGTTCACTCACGCTCCGGCCACCGTGaacggagagaagggaggaaagTTCCGTCTGCTAGAAGGAAACGTGTTCGGTGAATTCACGGAGCTG GTCCCTGATGAGAAGATAGTAATGAAGTGGAGGTATAACAACTGGCCCTCTG AGCATTACGCCACGATCACGATGACCTTCACGGACCGGAGCAGCGAGACGGAGCTGAAGGTGGACTGTCGAGGCGTCCCGGACCACGAGGAGGAGCGGACGAGAGAGGGCTGGAAGAGATACTACTTCGAAGCTATCAAACAGACTTTTGGCTACGGAGCGCGGCTCTTCTGA
- the LOC133962149 gene encoding phospholipase B1, membrane-associated-like isoform X2 has protein sequence MCIFSLAGQMLGGGEDVLHQDVPGSDFLRRPLHPLFRCADVSPSPAVPSSVELVKAADVKVIAALGDSLTTAIGANGSTIASIPFEFRQVSWSIGGYGTFQNVITLANIFKLFNPKLLGPSPVVTMHGRPTSVNETGFNFAVTGHNTLNVSDQITHMIHTFKSYPGLNFLEDWKVVTMLIGMNDICDYCKDEVLFSPDSFIRHITEALDMMMNEEFLLVSRST, from the exons atgtgtattttctctcTCGCAGGCCAAATGCTGGGCGGAGGAGAAGACGTCCTCCACCAG GATGTTCCTGGATCAGATTTCCTCCGgcgtcctcttcatcctctgtttCGCTGCGCTGACGTGAGTCCGTCTCCAGCCGTCCCCTCCTCAG TGGAATTGGTTAAAGCTGCAGACGTGAAGGTCATCGCTGCTCTGGGGGACTCTTTAACT acagCTATCGGAGCGAATGGCTCCACAATTGCCTCGATACCTTTTGAATTTCGCCAAGTTTCCTGGAG catcGGAGGCTACGGgacttttcaaaatgtcatcacACTGGCAA ACATTTTTAAACTCTTCAATCCCAAACTGCTGGGTCCGTCCCCGGTGGTGACGATGCACGGTCGACCCACGAGCGTCAACGAGACCGGCTTCAACTTCGCCGTCACCGGCCACAACACGCT GAACGTGTCCGATCAGATAACACACATGATCCACACGTTCAAGTCGTATCCA GGTCTGAACTTCCTGGAGGACTGGAAGGTGGTGACGATGCTGATCGGCATGAACGACATCTGTGACTACTGTAAAGACGAG GTTCTATTCTCCCCCGACAGTTTCATCCGCCACATAACAGAAGCTCTGGACATGATGATGAATGAG GAGTTTCTGCTTGTGTCTCGTTCAACCTGA